Proteins from a genomic interval of Pantanalinema sp.:
- a CDS encoding GNAT family N-acetyltransferase, which translates to MPRLMALLEAGHGGNGYHAAVYQRWHAEWPQVLSEFEALLVVETPRGLAGFAGIQRHPIPYTEGLERALADHFLSPDLDPGEAIVALVDGLADWARERGFARVTLNMEPQEADLLSALAGAGGFPERVAMFTNRFPDEPLDPTIRPMRPEELDAVAAMGAEVAAYLATLSGSLPSPPREALVALTREGYRDYGATRPHAFFVAEREGRLVGFVFAVVEPPDGGLIYDLYVAPACRRQGIARALYRRAAGWLAEQGAEWLTLSVYALNRPAYAAYEQWGFFPFFVAWERNL; encoded by the coding sequence ATGCCGCGCCTCATGGCCCTCCTCGAGGCGGGCCACGGCGGCAACGGCTACCACGCCGCGGTCTACCAGCGGTGGCACGCCGAGTGGCCGCAGGTGCTCAGCGAGTTCGAGGCGCTGCTCGTCGTCGAGACGCCGCGCGGCCTCGCGGGCTTCGCCGGCATCCAGCGCCACCCCATCCCCTACACGGAGGGCCTCGAGCGGGCGCTCGCGGACCACTTCCTTTCCCCCGACCTGGATCCGGGCGAGGCGATCGTCGCGCTGGTCGACGGCCTTGCCGACTGGGCGCGCGAGCGGGGCTTTGCCCGGGTCACCCTCAACATGGAGCCCCAGGAGGCCGACCTGCTGAGCGCGCTGGCAGGAGCGGGGGGCTTCCCCGAGCGGGTGGCCATGTTCACCAATCGCTTCCCCGACGAGCCCCTCGACCCCACCATCCGGCCCATGCGCCCGGAGGAGCTCGACGCGGTTGCCGCCATGGGGGCCGAGGTCGCGGCCTACCTCGCCACCCTGAGCGGCTCCCTGCCTTCGCCCCCGCGCGAGGCGCTGGTCGCGCTGACCCGGGAGGGGTACCGGGACTACGGGGCGACGCGCCCTCACGCCTTCTTCGTGGCCGAGCGGGAAGGGCGACTGGTGGGCTTCGTCTTCGCGGTGGTCGAGCCCCCCGACGGCGGCCTCATCTACGACCTCTACGTCGCCCCCGCCTGTCGGCGCCAGGGGATCGCGAGGGCCCTCTACCGCCGCGCTGCCGGCTGGCTCGCCGAGCAGGGGGCCGAGTGGCTCACCCTCTCGGTCTACGCCCTGAACCGCCCGGCCTACGCGGCCTACGAGCAGTGGGGCTTCTTCCCCTTCTTCGTGGCCTGGGAGCGCAACCTCTGA
- the ftsH gene encoding ATP-dependent zinc metalloprotease FtsH, producing MEEGAGKLWWYLALLVLVWVGFMFFFPTGSPKAELSYSAFRAQVEAGNVTHVTLQGHKAEGDFARPVPTALDKKQAPYRQFTTQLPPIDDPRLLPMLEAKGVQIAAKPEASRWWVDLLLLAAPILLLFVILSRMGAGGAGQQTAFTFGQSKAKLYTTERPRVTFADVAGEDEAKQELVEVVQFLKEPARFRKLGAKIPKGVLLVGPPGTGKTLLARAVAGEAGVPFFSISGTEFVEMFVGVGASRVRDLFEKAKARAPAIIFMDEIDSVGRRRGVGIGNVNDEREQTLNQLLAEMDGFDPQLEVIVIAATNRPDVLDPALLRPGRFDRRVVVGLPDRAGREAILAIHAAKVPLSSDVRLAEIARETPGFSGADLANLVNEAALAAATKGEQTVMGADFEEAKDKIVMGVRRNTMLDPKERRLVACHEAGHAMVAHLLPSADPLHKVTIIPHGHALGVTQMMPQDEKYSFPRGYLLDKMAVQLGGRAAEELVFGEVTTGAENDLLEMTKLARRMVLRWGMGTGLGPQAYDLEADNAYLGLEAPVGEKPYSEETASLIDQEVRRLTSEAYERAKALLSANRDKLDRLAETLLEQEVLDAHQIETLVGAKAKPASAS from the coding sequence ATGGAAGAAGGAGCCGGCAAGCTCTGGTGGTACCTGGCCCTGCTCGTGCTGGTCTGGGTCGGCTTCATGTTCTTCTTCCCGACGGGCAGCCCGAAGGCCGAGCTGTCCTACTCGGCCTTCCGCGCCCAGGTGGAGGCGGGCAACGTCACCCACGTGACCCTCCAGGGGCACAAGGCCGAGGGCGACTTCGCCCGGCCGGTGCCGACGGCGCTGGACAAGAAGCAGGCGCCCTACCGCCAGTTCACCACTCAGCTGCCGCCCATCGACGACCCGCGCCTGTTGCCCATGCTCGAGGCCAAGGGCGTCCAGATCGCGGCCAAGCCCGAGGCGAGCCGGTGGTGGGTCGATCTCCTGCTGCTGGCGGCCCCCATCCTCCTGCTGTTCGTGATCCTGAGCCGCATGGGCGCGGGGGGCGCCGGCCAGCAGACGGCCTTCACCTTCGGGCAGAGCAAGGCCAAGCTCTACACCACCGAGCGCCCCAGGGTCACCTTCGCCGACGTGGCGGGCGAGGACGAGGCCAAGCAGGAGCTGGTCGAGGTGGTGCAGTTCCTCAAGGAGCCCGCCAGGTTCCGCAAGCTGGGGGCCAAGATCCCGAAGGGGGTGCTCCTGGTGGGCCCCCCCGGCACGGGCAAGACCCTCTTGGCCCGCGCGGTCGCCGGCGAGGCCGGGGTGCCGTTCTTCTCCATCTCGGGCACCGAGTTCGTCGAGATGTTCGTGGGCGTCGGAGCCAGCCGGGTGCGTGACCTCTTCGAGAAGGCCAAGGCCCGGGCGCCCGCCATCATCTTCATGGACGAGATCGACTCGGTGGGCCGCCGGCGCGGGGTGGGGATCGGCAACGTCAACGACGAGCGCGAGCAGACCCTCAACCAGCTCCTGGCCGAGATGGACGGCTTCGACCCCCAGCTGGAGGTCATCGTCATCGCCGCCACCAACCGGCCCGACGTGCTGGACCCGGCCCTGTTGCGGCCCGGCCGCTTCGATCGAAGGGTGGTGGTGGGGCTGCCGGATCGCGCGGGGCGCGAGGCGATCCTGGCCATCCACGCGGCCAAGGTGCCGCTCTCGAGCGACGTGAGGCTCGCGGAGATCGCCCGGGAGACGCCCGGCTTCTCGGGGGCGGATCTGGCGAACCTGGTCAACGAGGCGGCGCTAGCGGCCGCGACCAAGGGCGAGCAGACGGTCATGGGCGCCGACTTCGAGGAGGCCAAGGACAAGATCGTCATGGGGGTGCGCCGCAACACCATGCTCGACCCCAAGGAGCGCCGGCTGGTCGCGTGTCACGAGGCGGGCCACGCCATGGTCGCCCACCTCCTGCCCAGCGCCGATCCCCTTCACAAGGTGACGATCATCCCCCACGGCCACGCCCTGGGCGTGACCCAGATGATGCCCCAGGACGAGAAGTACTCGTTCCCCCGGGGGTACCTGCTCGACAAGATGGCGGTGCAGCTGGGCGGGCGCGCCGCCGAGGAGCTGGTCTTCGGCGAGGTCACGACCGGCGCCGAGAACGACCTGCTCGAGATGACCAAGCTCGCGCGGCGGATGGTCCTGCGGTGGGGAATGGGCACTGGGCTCGGTCCCCAGGCCTACGACCTGGAGGCCGACAACGCCTACCTGGGCCTGGAGGCCCCCGTCGGGGAGAAGCCCTACTCGGAAGAGACCGCCTCCTTGATCGACCAGGAGGTCCGGCGCCTCACGAGCGAAGCCTACGAAAGGGCCAAGGCCCTGCTTTCGGCCAACCGCGACAAGCTGGACCGGCTCGCCGAGACCCTGCTCGAGCAGGAGGTCCTGGACGCCCACCAGATCGAGACCCTGGTCGGGGCCAAGGCCAAGCCGGCTAGTGCCAGCTGA
- a CDS encoding S8 family serine peptidase produces MRIARLALAALGLVLAGCAVAPSLSGASSGGARVSGQAIAGEHIIRLKAGVSPSGYARKHGLTLVRSLGLGMHLFKGDRALSLLEADPGVVFAEPNRAIQLPTLEAEPAPAPAQRAASPNDPLFPAQYAPVITGAERVWAEQKGAAEVVVAVIDSGIDGTHPEFEGRLLPGYDFSEKQPVAGGDQDGYGHGTHVAGIIGARQDNGLGVTGIAPGCKLLPVRIFNNSGHTTEGASTEAIIWAVDHGAKVINASWGSPSDSEAGRAAIKYAQDKDVVVVAAVGNTGKEWDPSYPAAWPGVVAVAASNDQDGWASFSTWGDWITLAGPGDGILSTYPLSKGNGYRIMSGTSMAAPAVSAVAALVRSQHPQLSQAQVIERLYATARDTVMTGKDKYVGYGRVDALRAVLDPL; encoded by the coding sequence ATGCGGATTGCCCGTCTCGCGCTCGCCGCCCTCGGCCTGGTCCTCGCCGGCTGTGCCGTCGCCCCTTCCCTGTCCGGCGCTTCGAGCGGCGGCGCTCGCGTCTCGGGCCAGGCGATCGCAGGCGAGCACATCATCCGCCTCAAGGCCGGCGTCTCGCCTTCCGGGTACGCCCGCAAGCACGGCCTGACCCTGGTCCGGTCCCTGGGCCTCGGCATGCACCTCTTCAAGGGCGATCGCGCCCTCTCCCTGCTCGAGGCCGATCCCGGGGTCGTGTTCGCCGAGCCCAACCGCGCCATCCAGCTGCCCACCCTCGAGGCCGAGCCGGCCCCCGCGCCGGCGCAGCGCGCCGCCTCGCCCAACGACCCCCTCTTCCCGGCCCAGTACGCCCCGGTCATCACCGGCGCCGAGCGGGTATGGGCCGAGCAGAAGGGCGCCGCCGAGGTGGTCGTGGCGGTCATCGACTCGGGGATCGACGGCACCCACCCCGAGTTCGAGGGGCGGCTGTTGCCGGGTTACGACTTCAGCGAGAAGCAGCCCGTTGCCGGCGGCGATCAAGACGGCTACGGCCACGGGACCCACGTGGCGGGCATCATCGGGGCGCGGCAGGACAACGGGCTGGGCGTGACGGGGATCGCCCCCGGCTGCAAGCTCTTGCCGGTGCGGATCTTCAACAACTCGGGCCACACGACCGAGGGGGCCTCGACCGAGGCCATCATCTGGGCGGTGGACCACGGCGCCAAGGTCATCAACGCGAGCTGGGGCAGCCCCTCGGACTCCGAGGCGGGCCGCGCGGCGATCAAGTATGCCCAGGACAAGGACGTGGTCGTGGTGGCGGCCGTCGGCAACACCGGCAAGGAGTGGGATCCCAGCTACCCCGCGGCCTGGCCGGGGGTCGTGGCGGTGGCGGCGAGCAACGACCAGGACGGCTGGGCCTCGTTCTCGACCTGGGGGGACTGGATCACGCTGGCGGGGCCCGGCGACGGGATCCTCTCGACCTATCCGCTGTCCAAGGGCAACGGCTACCGCATCATGTCGGGCACCTCGATGGCGGCTCCGGCCGTTTCGGCGGTGGCGGCCCTGGTGCGCAGCCAGCACCCCCAGCTCTCGCAGGCGCAGGTCATCGAGCGCCTCTACGCCACGGCCCGGGACACCGTCATGACCGGCAAGGACAAGTACGTGGGC
- a CDS encoding class II aldolase/adducin family protein has protein sequence MSDERERLSHHLIDVCRRLYASGLIVATDGNVSCRIDAERFLTTPSGMCKGFLSPEDLVVVDLDGRALQGTRRPSSEFGMHGAVYRTREDVRAVVHAHPPTATAFSVAGVSLMEPILTEVVLGLGAIPTAPYATPGTPEVGEGVSRLIADYDCCILDHHGAVTVGGDLFEALHRMETIEQTAKVALSAHALGGARPLAPGQVEELAATRRAMGLRDIPVTRLPGSGM, from the coding sequence ATGTCCGACGAACGCGAACGCCTGAGCCACCACCTGATCGACGTCTGCCGCCGCCTCTACGCGAGCGGCCTGATCGTCGCCACCGACGGGAACGTCAGCTGTCGGATCGACGCCGAGCGCTTCCTGACCACCCCTTCCGGCATGTGCAAGGGCTTCCTTTCCCCAGAGGACCTGGTGGTGGTGGACCTCGACGGCCGCGCCCTCCAGGGCACGCGCCGGCCCTCGAGCGAGTTCGGCATGCACGGGGCCGTCTACCGCACCCGGGAGGACGTCCGGGCGGTCGTCCACGCCCATCCCCCCACCGCCACGGCCTTCTCGGTGGCGGGCGTCTCCTTGATGGAGCCGATCCTGACCGAGGTCGTGCTCGGCCTGGGCGCCATCCCGACCGCCCCCTACGCCACCCCGGGCACCCCCGAGGTGGGAGAGGGCGTCTCCCGGCTCATCGCCGACTACGACTGCTGCATCCTCGACCACCACGGGGCCGTCACGGTGGGGGGCGACCTCTTCGAGGCCCTCCACCGGATGGAGACGATCGAGCAGACCGCCAAGGTCGCCCTTTCGGCCCACGCCCTCGGCGGGGCCCGTCCGCTCGCGCCGGGGCAGGTCGAGGAGCTCGCGGCCACCCGGCGCGCCATGGGGCTCAGGGACATCCCGGTTACCCGCTTGCCCGGCTCGGGTATGTAG
- a CDS encoding trypsin-like peptidase domain-containing protein, which produces MAGTTGFTGRLTAPIKRALLASAVLALLGAQAHGAPPRAAPAPSTGFVALVNRVSPAVVNIDVEQRVRRRIPDWFGTGEGTTTQVRRGVGSGFVIAADGLVVTNNHVVQGQSKLVVTLWDGRTLPGRVLGSDPLTDLALVKIEGRGLPFLVLGNSDRAQVGEWVIALGSPLGLRRTVTAGIVSSTNREVSINERLGFIQTDAAINPGNSGGPLVNMAGQVIGINAVIAADAQGIGFAIPVNALKLVLDDLRTKGRVERAWLGISFAGITPELVEQFPELKGQEGLVVARVTAGSPAQRAGLRPEDVIVAFEGKRVTAARDLIAAMARRRPGDRVTLSVQRGKRRLEVAMTLGTMPESAAQPVTPEEP; this is translated from the coding sequence ATGGCGGGAACGACGGGCTTCACCGGGCGCCTCACCGCGCCCATCAAGCGAGCTCTACTGGCCTCGGCCGTGCTGGCGCTGCTGGGCGCCCAGGCGCACGGCGCCCCGCCGCGAGCGGCGCCGGCGCCGAGCACGGGCTTCGTGGCCCTGGTCAACCGGGTCAGCCCCGCGGTGGTCAACATCGACGTGGAGCAGCGGGTGCGCCGCCGCATCCCCGACTGGTTCGGGACCGGCGAGGGGACGACCACCCAGGTCAGGCGAGGGGTCGGCTCGGGCTTCGTGATAGCCGCGGATGGCCTGGTGGTCACCAACAACCACGTGGTGCAGGGCCAGAGCAAGCTGGTGGTCACGCTGTGGGACGGCCGCACCTTGCCCGGCAGGGTCCTCGGCTCCGATCCGCTCACCGATCTGGCCCTGGTCAAGATCGAGGGTCGGGGCCTGCCCTTCCTGGTCCTCGGCAACTCGGACCGGGCCCAGGTCGGCGAGTGGGTGATCGCCCTGGGCAGCCCGCTCGGCCTGCGGCGCACCGTCACGGCGGGCATCGTCAGCAGCACCAACCGCGAGGTCTCGATCAACGAGCGTCTCGGCTTCATCCAGACCGACGCGGCCATCAACCCGGGCAACTCGGGAGGGCCGCTGGTCAACATGGCAGGCCAGGTGATCGGGATCAACGCCGTGATCGCGGCCGACGCGCAGGGCATCGGCTTCGCCATCCCGGTCAACGCCCTCAAGCTGGTCCTCGACGACCTGCGCACCAAGGGCCGGGTTGAGCGGGCCTGGCTCGGCATCAGCTTCGCGGGGATCACCCCCGAGCTGGTCGAGCAGTTCCCGGAGCTCAAGGGCCAGGAGGGCCTGGTCGTGGCCCGGGTCACCGCCGGCAGCCCCGCCCAGCGCGCCGGCCTGCGCCCCGAGGACGTGATCGTGGCCTTCGAGGGCAAGAGGGTGACGGCCGCCCGCGACCTGATCGCGGCCATGGCCCGGCGAAGGCCCGGCGATCGCGTCACCCTGAGCGTCCAGCGCGGCAAGCGTCGCCTCGAGGTCGCCATGACCCTCGGGACCATGCCCGAGAGCGCCGCGCAGCCCGTGACGCCCGAAGAGCCCTAG
- the ligA gene encoding NAD-dependent DNA ligase LigA, whose amino-acid sequence MPTEAAQAEIERLSREIDEHNYRYNVLNQPIISDVEFDRLFRRLQELEAAHPELALPDSPTQRVGAPIQTGFKSVTHRVPMLSLANSFDDAELSAWDTRLHKLLGREGDLAFTLEPKIDGLAVSLIYERGRLVRAATRGDGVTGEDVTANIRTIRDIPWDLPPYASDHPIEVRGEVYMAKADFEEMNAERAGAGESLFANPRNAASGALRQLDPRITAKRPLRFFAYATLGLEGITTQYGALEQTGRLGFPVYDRIRLVNGLEAVIKAYREFGAERDALAFEIDGVVIKLNSLADQDRLGSVGREPRWAIAYKFPAIQATTRLLDIELQVGRTGTLTPVAHLEPVEIGGVTVGRATLHNEDEIARKDLLVGDWVVVQRAGDVIPQIVKSIPERRDGSEQAFAMPERCPVCGSATVRLEGQVARYCTGGLKCPAQLVETIKHFASRRAMDVEGLGVKVAETLVEHGLVKDVADVYYLTRDQLLGLARFAEKSADNLLAALEASKQQPLDRLVFALGIHEIGEQTARLLARRYRSIERLSQASVQELQAIATIGPSLSESLVDFFAEAHNQEVLAKLRAAGVSMELPGEPDVPVMGPLAGKTFVFTGKLTRMSRPDAEALVTRLGGSASSSVTKKTDYLVAGADAGSKLEKAEKLGLPVLSEDEFHDMAEALSAVEA is encoded by the coding sequence ATGCCGACCGAGGCCGCTCAGGCCGAGATCGAGCGCCTGTCGCGCGAGATCGACGAGCACAACTATCGCTACAACGTGCTTAACCAGCCGATCATCAGCGACGTGGAGTTCGACCGGCTCTTCCGGCGCCTGCAGGAGCTGGAGGCGGCGCACCCCGAGCTCGCCCTTCCCGACTCGCCCACCCAGCGGGTCGGCGCCCCCATCCAGACCGGCTTCAAGAGCGTCACCCACCGGGTGCCCATGCTCTCCTTGGCCAACTCCTTCGACGACGCGGAGCTTTCGGCCTGGGACACGCGACTGCACAAGCTTTTGGGCCGAGAGGGGGATCTGGCCTTCACCCTCGAGCCCAAGATCGACGGGCTTGCCGTCTCCTTGATCTACGAGCGCGGGCGCCTGGTCCGGGCCGCCACCCGCGGCGACGGGGTCACGGGCGAGGACGTGACCGCCAACATCCGCACCATCCGCGACATCCCCTGGGATCTGCCCCCCTACGCCTCGGACCACCCCATCGAGGTGCGCGGCGAGGTCTACATGGCCAAGGCCGACTTCGAGGAGATGAACGCCGAGCGTGCGGGGGCTGGCGAGAGCCTCTTCGCCAATCCCCGCAACGCGGCCTCGGGGGCCCTGCGCCAGCTCGACCCCCGCATCACCGCCAAGCGGCCCTTGCGCTTCTTCGCCTACGCCACCCTCGGCCTGGAGGGGATCACCACCCAGTACGGGGCCCTGGAGCAGACCGGGCGCCTGGGCTTCCCGGTGTACGACCGCATCCGCCTGGTCAATGGCCTCGAGGCCGTGATCAAGGCCTACCGCGAGTTCGGCGCCGAGCGCGACGCTCTGGCCTTCGAGATCGACGGGGTGGTCATCAAGCTCAACAGCCTCGCCGACCAGGATCGCCTCGGCTCGGTCGGGCGCGAGCCCCGCTGGGCGATCGCCTACAAGTTCCCCGCCATCCAGGCCACCACCCGCCTCTTGGACATCGAGCTCCAGGTGGGCCGGACCGGCACCCTGACCCCGGTCGCGCACCTGGAGCCGGTCGAGATCGGCGGGGTCACCGTCGGCCGCGCCACCCTCCACAACGAGGACGAGATCGCGCGCAAGGACCTGCTGGTCGGCGACTGGGTCGTCGTGCAGCGCGCCGGCGACGTGATCCCCCAGATCGTCAAGTCGATCCCCGAGCGGCGCGACGGCAGCGAGCAAGCGTTCGCGATGCCCGAGCGCTGCCCGGTGTGCGGCTCGGCCACGGTGCGCCTGGAAGGTCAGGTCGCCCGCTATTGCACCGGCGGCCTGAAGTGCCCGGCCCAGCTGGTCGAGACCATCAAGCACTTCGCGAGCCGCCGGGCCATGGACGTGGAGGGCCTCGGCGTCAAGGTGGCCGAGACCCTGGTCGAGCACGGCCTGGTCAAGGACGTGGCGGACGTCTACTACCTGACGCGCGACCAGCTGCTCGGCCTGGCGCGCTTCGCCGAGAAGAGCGCCGACAACCTGCTCGCGGCCCTGGAGGCGAGCAAGCAGCAGCCGCTCGATCGCCTGGTCTTCGCCCTCGGCATCCACGAGATCGGCGAGCAGACCGCGCGCCTCCTGGCCAGGCGCTACCGCTCGATCGAGCGTCTCTCGCAGGCGAGCGTCCAGGAGCTGCAGGCCATCGCCACCATCGGTCCTAGCCTCAGCGAGAGCCTGGTGGACTTCTTCGCCGAGGCGCACAACCAGGAGGTCCTCGCCAAGCTGCGCGCGGCGGGCGTTTCGATGGAGCTTCCGGGCGAGCCGGACGTGCCCGTGATGGGCCCGCTCGCGGGCAAGACCTTCGTCTTCACGGGCAAGCTCACGCGAATGAGCCGCCCCGACGCGGAGGCCCTGGTGACGCGGCTCGGCGGCTCGGCCTCGAGCAGCGTCACCAAGAAGACCGACTACCTGGTGGCCGGGGCCGACGCGGGCTCCAAGCTCGAGAAGGCCGAGAAGCTCGGCCTGCCGGTCCTCAGCGAGGACGAGTTCCACGACATGGCCGAGGCCCTCTCGGCCGTCGAGGCATGA